In a genomic window of Chryseobacterium sp. G0162:
- a CDS encoding fumarate reductase/succinate dehydrogenase flavoprotein subunit translates to MILDSKIPQGPLEQKWAYYKKKAKLVNPANRKKLDVIVVGTGLAGSSIAASLGEMGYNVKAFCFQDSPRRAHSVAAQGGVNAAKNYKNDGDSVYRMFVDTLKGGDFRAREANVYRMAECSLNLIDQAVAQGVPFGREYGGYLNNRSFGGVQVSRTFYARGQTGQQLLLGAYQALMRQVGKGSVQLFSRHEMLDLVTIDGKARGIIVRNLDTGEIERHAAHAVILATGGYGKIYYLSTLAMGCNGSAIWRAHKKGALMASPSWIQVHPTSLPQSGDYQSKLTLMSESLRNDGRIWVPLKEDENRLPNDIPENERDYYLERRYPAFGNLAPRDISSRAAKERIDAGFGIGPLKNAVYLDFSKAIKEQGKEKIKEKYGNLFDMYLKITGYDAYKEPMMISPSAHFSMGGLWVDYELMTTVPGLFALGEANFADHGANRLGANSLLQASVDGYFIAPYTIANYLADEIHTGKISPDAPEFEQAENAVKNQIQDLMNIKGTKTVDYFHKTLGKLLYDYCGLARNEEGLKYAIQEIRKLKQKFYKDVRVSGQGDKMNAELEKAGRVADYFEIGELMCYDALTRNESCGAHFREEYQTPDGEAMRNDAEYQFISAWAWTGENGEPELVKEPLTFEEIQPTVRSYK, encoded by the coding sequence ATGATTTTAGATTCAAAAATACCACAAGGCCCATTGGAACAAAAATGGGCATATTATAAAAAGAAAGCCAAGCTTGTCAATCCGGCCAACCGTAAAAAGCTTGATGTGATTGTTGTAGGAACAGGTCTTGCCGGAAGCTCTATCGCTGCCTCTTTAGGAGAGATGGGCTATAATGTGAAGGCATTCTGTTTTCAGGACAGTCCGAGAAGAGCGCACTCTGTAGCTGCTCAAGGTGGAGTAAATGCTGCTAAAAATTATAAAAATGATGGTGACAGTGTGTACAGAATGTTCGTTGATACTTTGAAAGGTGGAGACTTCAGGGCGCGTGAAGCCAATGTGTACCGAATGGCAGAATGTTCTTTAAACCTCATCGATCAAGCTGTAGCACAAGGAGTTCCTTTTGGACGTGAATATGGTGGTTACCTTAACAACCGTTCTTTTGGAGGAGTTCAGGTAAGCCGTACTTTCTATGCCAGAGGACAGACCGGACAACAATTGCTTCTGGGAGCGTATCAGGCTTTGATGAGACAGGTTGGAAAAGGTTCTGTACAATTGTTTTCAAGACATGAAATGCTTGATTTGGTTACGATTGATGGGAAAGCAAGAGGAATTATCGTAAGAAATTTAGATACCGGAGAAATTGAAAGACATGCAGCCCATGCTGTAATATTAGCAACCGGAGGCTATGGAAAGATTTATTACCTGTCCACATTAGCTATGGGATGTAATGGTTCTGCGATCTGGAGAGCGCATAAAAAAGGAGCTTTAATGGCTTCCCCGAGCTGGATTCAGGTACACCCTACTTCCCTTCCGCAATCCGGAGATTATCAGTCTAAATTAACATTAATGTCTGAATCATTGCGTAATGACGGAAGAATCTGGGTTCCTTTAAAAGAAGATGAAAACAGACTCCCGAATGACATTCCTGAAAATGAAAGAGACTATTATCTGGAAAGAAGATATCCTGCATTTGGAAACCTGGCTCCAAGAGATATTTCGTCCCGTGCTGCCAAAGAAAGAATTGATGCCGGATTCGGAATTGGTCCCTTGAAAAATGCAGTGTACCTGGATTTTTCCAAGGCGATTAAAGAACAAGGAAAAGAGAAAATCAAAGAGAAATACGGAAACCTATTTGACATGTATCTTAAAATTACAGGATATGATGCTTATAAAGAACCGATGATGATCTCTCCTTCTGCCCATTTCTCAATGGGTGGCCTTTGGGTAGATTACGAACTGATGACTACCGTTCCGGGACTCTTTGCCTTAGGTGAAGCTAATTTTGCAGATCATGGAGCCAACAGATTGGGAGCAAACTCTCTCTTACAGGCTTCTGTAGATGGATATTTTATCGCTCCTTATACTATTGCAAATTATTTAGCAGATGAAATTCATACCGGGAAAATTTCACCGGATGCTCCAGAGTTTGAACAGGCTGAAAATGCCGTTAAAAATCAGATTCAGGATTTAATGAATATCAAAGGAACCAAAACTGTTGACTATTTCCATAAAACATTAGGAAAGTTGCTGTACGATTATTGCGGACTGGCAAGAAACGAGGAAGGGCTTAAATATGCTATTCAGGAGATCAGAAAACTAAAACAGAAGTTCTATAAAGACGTAAGGGTTTCCGGACAAGGGGATAAGATGAATGCTGAACTGGAAAAAGCTGGTCGTGTTGCTGATTATTTTGAAATCGGAGAACTGATGTGTTATGATGCTTTAACCCGTAATGAATCTTGTGGCGCTCACTTCCGTGAAGAATACCAAACTCCGGATGGGGAAGCAATGAGAAATGATGCAGAATATCAATTCATCTCAGCATGGGCATGGACAGGTGAAAATGGAGAACCTGAACTGGTTAAAGAACCATTAACCTTCGAAGAAATACAGCCAACGGTAAGAAGTTACAAATAA
- a CDS encoding succinate dehydrogenase cytochrome b subunit: MLSTLSRKMLMCLTGLFLGFFLLIHFLGNLQLFLPQEQAHLQFNAYSHFLSGNIIIKIVSYVLYASIILHAVDGLMITLKNKKSGGGYQSDRRGRASKWASRNMGILGTLILIFLVIHFQNFWYVYKFGNPPLDENGNKDLYILVVTVFKEWWYVVIYVLSMIALCYHLIHGLYSSVRTLGLYHPKFVKWVKIIGTAYSVIISLGFALMPVYVFFTYH; this comes from the coding sequence ATGTTATCAACATTGTCAAGAAAAATGCTGATGTGCCTTACAGGACTCTTTTTGGGATTCTTCCTGTTGATTCATTTCCTCGGAAATCTTCAGCTTTTTCTCCCCCAGGAACAAGCACATCTGCAATTCAATGCCTATTCTCATTTTTTATCAGGAAATATCATTATCAAAATAGTTTCTTATGTTTTGTATGCCAGTATTATCCTGCATGCTGTAGATGGGCTGATGATTACTTTAAAAAATAAAAAATCAGGAGGTGGTTACCAGTCTGACAGACGTGGAAGAGCCAGTAAATGGGCTTCCAGAAATATGGGAATCCTGGGAACATTAATCCTGATCTTTCTGGTCATTCATTTCCAAAATTTCTGGTATGTCTATAAATTCGGAAATCCCCCATTGGATGAGAATGGAAATAAGGACTTATATATTTTGGTCGTAACAGTGTTTAAAGAGTGGTGGTACGTGGTGATTTATGTCCTTTCTATGATTGCCTTATGTTATCATCTGATCCACGGATTATACAGCTCCGTAAGAACTCTTGGATTGTACCATCCTAAATTTGTGAAATGGGTTAAAATCATTGGAACAGCCTACTCTGTCATTATAAGTTTAGGTTTTGCCCTTATGCCTGTTTATGTATTCTTTACTTATCATTAA